From the genome of Syntrophorhabdus sp., one region includes:
- a CDS encoding MoaD/ThiS family protein: MHVNWEGKEYVFEKPMLVSRLLQELNVSQEGHLVVANNRLVTEDHRLGADDNVKVIRVVSGG, from the coding sequence ATGCACGTCAACTGGGAAGGGAAAGAGTACGTCTTTGAGAAGCCGATGCTCGTGTCCCGGCTCCTGCAGGAACTCAATGTCAGCCAGGAGGGCCATCTCGTTGTCGCGAACAACCGGCTCGTCACCGAAGACCACAGGCTCGGTGCCGACGATAACGTAAAGGTCATACGGGTCGTATCGGGCGGATGA
- a CDS encoding adenine nucleotide alpha hydrolase family protein, whose protein sequence is MATTIRRYRLIGETDRPVVAVSGGKDSLSLWLLLTKMGIAADGVYVDLGIGDYSRVSLEKIKAVADRIGRKVHIFHVPDVFGRNISEVAKGLRRAPCSACGMIKRYVMNKVCMDKDYNLLLTGHNLDDEAAALFGNILYWKKEYLWKKDIALDAREGHLSRKAKPFFLCSEREVAAYAIMSGIDYIYEECPFSKGAKTITYKGILGGLEEASPGTKLMFVKGYLKELRGVKETMHEDGRAGAESEEGFCPVCGYPSGGGECGFCRALQKFELPYSVRFEEYG, encoded by the coding sequence GTGGCCACGACCATCCGGCGTTACCGGCTCATCGGTGAGACTGACCGTCCCGTCGTGGCCGTGTCGGGTGGGAAGGATTCCCTGTCCCTGTGGCTCCTGCTGACGAAGATGGGCATCGCCGCCGACGGCGTCTACGTCGACCTCGGTATAGGCGACTACTCCCGCGTCTCGCTGGAAAAGATAAAGGCCGTGGCCGACAGGATCGGCAGGAAGGTCCACATCTTTCATGTCCCCGACGTTTTCGGCAGGAACATCAGCGAGGTGGCGAAGGGGCTGCGCCGGGCACCCTGTTCGGCATGCGGCATGATCAAGCGCTACGTCATGAACAAGGTCTGCATGGACAAGGACTACAACCTTCTGCTTACCGGACACAACCTTGATGACGAGGCTGCCGCCCTCTTCGGCAACATCCTTTACTGGAAGAAGGAATACCTCTGGAAGAAGGACATCGCCCTCGATGCCCGGGAAGGGCACCTGTCGAGGAAGGCCAAGCCCTTCTTCCTGTGCTCGGAGCGCGAGGTGGCGGCATACGCCATCATGTCCGGCATCGATTACATATACGAGGAATGCCCCTTCTCGAAGGGCGCCAAGACCATCACGTACAAGGGGATCCTTGGCGGCCTCGAGGAGGCCTCCCCGGGAACGAAGCTCATGTTCGTGAAGGGTTACCTGAAGGAGCTTCGCGGGGTGAAGGAAACGATGCATGAAGACGGCAGGGCCGGCGCGGAGTCGGAAGAGGGGTTCTGCCCCGTCTGCGGATACCCCTCCGGTGGCGGGGAGTGCGGTTTCTGCCGGGCCCTTCAGAAGTTCGAGCTTCCCTACTCGGTCCGGTTCGAGGAGTATGGTTGA